One genomic region from Enoplosus armatus isolate fEnoArm2 chromosome 17, fEnoArm2.hap1, whole genome shotgun sequence encodes:
- the tmem220 gene encoding transmembrane protein 220, which yields MGEVCKEKSWLSVIWKVCNAFMSLFFALATYVQINDPDAGLWMVGYGVPAVLCLFVGFKPHVTETLPWRRVADLHVMICSAVVAMLGWRLYKERITEIFQQEEGRECSGLMLTVVWLLLCRHSGRAPVGMLRVSTAVAITVFPFVAWFYYYINKELSSNWPSHCKTAI from the exons ATGGGGGAAGTTTGTAAAGAGAAGTCTTGGCTTTCTGTGATTTGGAAAGTCTGCAACGCCTTTATGTCTTTATTCTTCGCTCTTGCGACATATGTTCAG ATTAATGATCCAGACGCGGGGTTGTGGATG GTGGGTTATGGTGTTCCTGCAGTCCTGTGTCTATTTGTTGGCTTCAAACCCCACGTGACAG AGACTTTGCCCTGGAGGCGTGTTGCTGATCTCCATGTGATGATTTGCAGCGCTGTTGTTGCCATGTTGGGATGGAGACTTTATAAAGAGCGAATCACAGAGATCTTCCAGCAGGAGGAGGGCAG AGAATGTTCTGGTCTCATGTTGACGGTTGTTTGGCTTCTTCTGTGTCGCCACTCTGGAAG GGCTCCAGTCGGGATGCTCAGAGTCTCAACAGCTGTTGCCATCACAGTCTTCCCCTTTGTGGCCTGGTTTTACTACTATATCAATAAGGAGCTGAGCTCGAACTGGCCTTCACATTGTAAAACTGCTATTTAG